The nucleotide window GCTCCTCTTCATTGACTTCCCGCAAGGGGTATCCCTAGACTAGCCCCCGCTTGAACCGATCAGAGCCTGCCATCGACCAAGGGAGGCATGGTTCGTCGGGCAGAGCATTCGACGATCATCTCGTCGACGTCTGTTCGGGTAGTGTGCTGGGCCGAGGAGAGCGCCGTGAGCGGACAGGGCAATATCCGCATCATGTGCCGATATTTCTTCGCCGGGCTGCTCATCTGTGGGCTCGTCGGTTTCCCCCTCGTTTCGCAGGCTCTCGAACAGGTGACCCGCCTGCTGAACGGACACAGCAACGAAGTGCTCGCCGTGGCATTCTCACCTGACGGCCGACTGGTCGCCTCGGCCGGTACCGATCAAACCATTCGCTTTTGGGAGCCGGACACCGGCAGGGATGTACGTGTCCTGCGCGGGCATTTGGGTGCCGTGCATGCCCTGGCCTTCTCGCCGGACGGCGCGCTCCTGGCCTCGGGCAGCGCCGATACCTCGATCCGTGTCTGGGATGTGGCATCCGGGCGGGAGGTGCGCGCCGTCACCACTTCATTTGGCGCGGTCCGCGCGGTAACGTTCGCGGCGGACGGAAAGATGATCGCCTCCGGCGGCAACGACGGCAGTTTCCGCTTGTGGGATGCGGCGACCGGGAAAGAAACGAAATCCGTTCGCGGGCAATTCGGCGTGGTCTTTGCGTTGCGGTTCTCGCCGGATGGCAAGACCCTCGCGACGGCAAGCAGCGACATGCAGGTGCATCTCTGGGACCTGGCGACCGGCAGGCAACGACAGGCCCTGTCCGGACATACCGGCGCCGTGCACGGCCTCGCGTTTCACCCTAATAGTCGATGGTTGGCCAGCGCCTCCGCAGACGGCTCGATCCGCCTCTGGGACCTCGAGAGCGGCGAGGAACACCTGACGCTCACCGGACATAAAGGCGAGGTCTATGCGATTGTGTTTTCTTCGGATGGCCGTGCCTTATTGTCGGCCGGCGCAGACGGGACCGTGCGGGTTTGGGATGTCGCTTCGGGTAACGAACGGCATACCCTCGGCGGACACAAGGGACCGGTCTGGTCACTGGCGATCTCTCCTGATGGAGCCCTCGTCGCCTCAGCCGGTCGAGACCGCATTGTCCGGTTGCAACCCCCCACGCCGCCGACGCTCAGCGCGCAGCTCTCGGAAAAGATGCAGCGGCGCGGTAATGAGATCGGCACCCCGCCGTCACCGCCCCCGCTGGCCCAAGCCGACCTGGCCATCAGACCGATGGAAGCGAAGGCCGGAGGCGAAGTGACCTTGACGCTGGCCGTCCGGAACGCAGGCAAAGGGCCGCTCTACCGGTTTCAAGCTCGTATTAAGAGCGACGATCCGGCCCTCGACGGGCATCTCTTTTATTTCGGCAAGATCGACGGGGGGCAGAGCGCCGAGGATGTCGTGACGATCAAGGTTCCTGCCGACCGACCGGACGGCAGCATTCCTGTTCGCGTGGAATTCGAGGAATATAACGGCTTCGTGCCGGAGAACCTGAATGCGGTGTTGGCGCTCAAGGGCTTGCCTCGTCCTCGGTTCGCCTACACCCTGCAGATCATCGACGACGGAAGCGGTGGCTCGGTGGGAAACGGCGATGGACGCCTCCAGCGGGGCGAAGCGGTAGACCTGCTCGTCACTGTCAAGAACGTCGGAACCGTCCAAGCTCAGAATACCTCCGTGGAGGTCTCCATCCCGTCCAACCCAAGCCTGAAACTCAGCAAGGGCCAGGTGGACCTCGGATTGCTCAAGCCCGACGAGGCCAAGCATGTCACGGTCAACCTGTTCGTCGGGCGCGATATCCGGGACGAGCAGATTCCCGTTCGCCTGTTCATCAAAGAGCGCGGCCTTCACACGACGCTGGATGACACCGTCAAGGTCGCCGTCGATCACAAGACCGCCCCGCAGATCGTCGCCACCAATAAATTGGTCGCGGTGAGCGCCCAGTCCGCGAAGATCCACAGCGGCGCCGGCCCCGAGGCATCCGTCATCGCCTCCGCCCCGAAAGATCAAGGTCTGGCCGTGACCGGTGAGCTGGGCGAGTGGTATCGCGTGCAGATTTCCCCCAAAGAAGTCGGCTGGGTTGCGAAGGCGGACGTTCGAGAATCACAGGAACCGGTGAAGGGAGACATGCCGATCCCGACGATCTCCGGGACGCCGGTCGTCAAGCTCTATCAGAACGCGCCTCCGGTCATCGCCCTGGCCAGTCCGTCAGACGGCACGGAAGTCGGCGTCGAGCGGATCCATCTGGCCGGTGCGGCGGCGAGCGAGAAGGGGGTGGCGCGCGTCGAGATCCGTCTCAACGGACAGTTGGTGACTCAGAAGGACAGCCGGGGTATTACGGTGAAACCTGAAGGGTCGGATATTCACACCAACCTCGAATTCTCCGAGCGTTTGGCGCTGCGAGAAGGCAAAAATCAAATCGTCGTGACCGCCGTCGATCGCGACAATCTCTCGGCCACCCGCACGCTCAGCG belongs to Nitrospira sp. and includes:
- a CDS encoding caspase family protein; protein product: MSGQGNIRIMCRYFFAGLLICGLVGFPLVSQALEQVTRLLNGHSNEVLAVAFSPDGRLVASAGTDQTIRFWEPDTGRDVRVLRGHLGAVHALAFSPDGALLASGSADTSIRVWDVASGREVRAVTTSFGAVRAVTFAADGKMIASGGNDGSFRLWDAATGKETKSVRGQFGVVFALRFSPDGKTLATASSDMQVHLWDLATGRQRQALSGHTGAVHGLAFHPNSRWLASASADGSIRLWDLESGEEHLTLTGHKGEVYAIVFSSDGRALLSAGADGTVRVWDVASGNERHTLGGHKGPVWSLAISPDGALVASAGRDRIVRLQPPTPPTLSAQLSEKMQRRGNEIGTPPSPPPLAQADLAIRPMEAKAGGEVTLTLAVRNAGKGPLYRFQARIKSDDPALDGHLFYFGKIDGGQSAEDVVTIKVPADRPDGSIPVRVEFEEYNGFVPENLNAVLALKGLPRPRFAYTLQIIDDGSGGSVGNGDGRLQRGEAVDLLVTVKNVGTVQAQNTSVEVSIPSNPSLKLSKGQVDLGLLKPDEAKHVTVNLFVGRDIRDEQIPVRLFIKERGLHTTLDDTVKVAVDHKTAPQIVATNKLVAVSAQSAKIHSGAGPEASVIASAPKDQGLAVTGELGEWYRVQISPKEVGWVAKADVRESQEPVKGDMPIPTISGTPVVKLYQNAPPVIALASPSDGTEVGVERIHLAGAAASEKGVARVEIRLNGQLVTQKDSRGITVKPEGSDIHTNLEFSERLALREGKNQIVVTAVDRDNLSATRTLSVTRLADRGKIWAVVIGISHYKGVQPLRYADKDALAFHDYLANHIGIPKEQTTLLLNDQATLMNLKRTLGTDLKRKAGEKDTVIVYYAGHGAPEADASAGDDDGLEKYIVPFDADPRDLYTTGLPMREIETIFQRLTPERIIFISDSCYSGATAGRTFATASRRAVVSENFLSRLSKGKGRIVLSASKASEVSEEREDLGHGVFTYYLLEGLRGKADADKDGIITVDEAYGYVSKKVPEVTGQNQHPVKKGEVEGQLILGQVR